One window from the genome of Pseudomonadota bacterium encodes:
- the recF gene encoding DNA replication/repair protein RecF — protein MTQVITDLRLFRFRCYHDISLKLDNRAVVLTGPNGAGKTNILEALSFLSPGRGLRQAALDEVTQNSATPGSTWAVSAMLDGMRYGKIRIGTGLDPASIAKGVKKRIVKIDGDARKGQSGLTEYLSVVWVTPQMDRLFLDGSALRRRFLDQVIFNFDGAHLGRLNKYEKALRERSRLLRERGADGADPAWLSSLETVMAEAALAIAAARLITVERLQKAAIENHLHTDIFPLPVIRIEGWVERALENDPALKVEEDFKEMLRRGRPRDAMVGGAEHGTHRSDFMVWHKGHNLLADQCSTGEQKGLLMAVTLAHARLVAAERGFPPILLLDEMAAHLDEHRRKTLFEMVFSLGGQCWMTGTDKELFAPLKGQAQFLDIENAAVTASTSPATDRFIPATEKQEKEEDGTCPQTR, from the coding sequence ATGACACAGGTAATTACAGATCTGCGCCTTTTCCGCTTTCGCTGCTATCACGATATCAGCCTGAAGCTGGATAACCGTGCCGTCGTCCTGACGGGGCCGAACGGCGCAGGCAAAACCAATATTCTCGAAGCGCTCAGCTTCCTCAGCCCCGGCCGCGGATTGCGTCAGGCGGCACTGGACGAGGTGACGCAGAACAGCGCGACGCCCGGCAGTACATGGGCGGTATCCGCGATGCTGGACGGGATGCGCTACGGCAAAATACGGATCGGTACGGGGCTTGATCCCGCAAGCATCGCCAAAGGCGTGAAAAAGCGCATCGTCAAAATCGACGGCGATGCCCGCAAAGGGCAAAGCGGCTTGACGGAATATCTCTCCGTCGTCTGGGTCACGCCGCAAATGGACAGGCTGTTTCTCGACGGCAGCGCCCTGCGCCGCCGCTTTCTCGATCAGGTGATTTTCAATTTTGACGGCGCGCATCTGGGACGTTTGAACAAATACGAGAAAGCCCTGCGCGAGCGGTCGAGACTGCTGCGCGAACGCGGCGCGGACGGTGCCGATCCGGCATGGCTGTCTTCACTGGAAACCGTGATGGCCGAAGCGGCGCTGGCCATCGCCGCCGCAAGACTGATTACTGTTGAGCGGCTGCAAAAAGCCGCCATTGAAAACCATCTGCACACCGATATTTTCCCGCTGCCGGTCATCCGCATCGAAGGCTGGGTCGAACGCGCTTTGGAAAACGACCCCGCCCTGAAAGTGGAGGAGGATTTCAAAGAAATGCTGCGGCGCGGACGCCCGCGCGATGCCATGGTCGGCGGCGCGGAACACGGCACGCATCGCAGCGATTTCATGGTCTGGCACAAAGGCCATAATTTGCTGGCCGATCAATGCTCGACAGGCGAACAAAAAGGCCTGCTGATGGCCGTGACGCTGGCACATGCCCGCCTTGTCGCGGCAGAGCGCGGCTTCCCGCCGATTCTGCTGCTTGATGAAATGGCCGCGCATCTGGATGAACACCGCCGCAAAACATTATTTGAAATGGTGTTTTCCCTCGGCGGACAATGCTGGATGACCGGCACGGATAAAGAGCTTTTCGCACCGCTGAAAGGACAGGCGCAATTCCTTGATATTGAAAACGCCGCCGTGACCGCCTCGACCTCGCCCGCAACAGACAGATTCATTCCCGCAACAGAAAAGCAAGAAAAAGAAGAAGACGGTACATGTCCACAGACGCGCTGA
- a CDS encoding DUF3576 domain-containing protein — protein MEKKQKTRKSPVRYRILTLCLMLCLTLTACTEGSVKREASYPTRYDTGEDIVYSDQKRDTIWGEGSTFSDKLFGRDKQDDSGSGIGVNSFLWRASLDTVSFMPVQTADPFGGVILTDWYENPNVQGERFKVNVYILDRQLRSDGVRVAVFKQTRDNGGTWRDSAVGDKTALQLEDTILTRARELRVAQRASE, from the coding sequence ATGGAAAAGAAACAAAAAACGAGGAAGAGTCCCGTGCGCTATAGAATTTTGACATTGTGCCTGATGCTGTGCCTGACACTGACCGCCTGTACGGAAGGCAGCGTGAAGCGGGAAGCCTCTTATCCCACGCGTTACGATACCGGTGAGGACATCGTCTATAGCGATCAGAAGCGTGATACGATCTGGGGCGAAGGCTCCACATTCAGCGACAAGCTTTTCGGACGCGACAAACAGGATGACAGCGGCTCAGGTATCGGCGTCAACAGCTTCCTGTGGCGCGCCTCTCTGGATACGGTCTCCTTCATGCCGGTGCAAACCGCTGATCCTTTCGGCGGCGTTATTCTGACCGATTGGTATGAGAACCCGAACGTTCAAGGCGAACGTTTCAAGGTCAATGTCTATATCCTCGACCGCCAGCTCCGCTCTGACGGCGTCCGCGTTGCCGTTTTCAAACAGACCCGCGACAATGGCGGCACATGGCGTGATTCAGCTGTCGGTGACAAAACCGCACTACAGCTTGAAGACACGATTCTCACACGCGCCCGCGAGCTACGTGTCGCACAGCGCGCCAGCGAATAA
- a CDS encoding leucine--tRNA ligase, protein MTMEDRYNIRDTEQKWQKIWRDKKSFEVTEDPDKEKYYVLAMFPYPSGRLHMGHVRNYTLSDVVARYKKAAGFNVLNPMGWDAFGLPAENAAIENNAHPRVWTENNIKAMREQLQSMGLAIDWSREVATCTPEYYKHEQKMFLDFMAADLAYQKESWVNWDPVENTVLANEQVVDGCGWRSGVPVERRKLTQWFLKITDFADDLLDALKTLEGWPDRVRIMQENWIGKSNGLQMRFHIVEQDAPADSIEIFTTRPDTLFGASFVALSPDHPLTTALAENNKAVADFVTECHRQGTSEAALEQAEKRGIDTGLTVKHPFEDKTIPVYVANFVLMDYGTGAIFACPAHDQRDLDFARKYDLPVLPVVLPEDTGAANFTIGDEAYTGEGKLFNSGFMDGMSVEDAKKAAISKIEKSGDGKGTVTWRLRDWGVSRQRYWGCPIPVVHCDDCGIVPVPEDQLPITLPEDVDFSKPGNPIANHPTWKQCKCPACGKDAERETDTFDTFFESSWYYARYCDAQNDNAAFDRAKVDYWCPVDQYVGGIEHAVMHLLYARFFNRALKKCGYLGFDEPFTGLFTQGMVTHETYKDEKGKFLFPTDVNLADGKDKATKLDDGSPVKVGRIEKMSKSKKNVVDPNEILETYGADAARLFILSDSPPDRDLEWTESGIEGAWKFIHRLWRMVTNPAGKLAARGAGLPANPDAAAQNLLEELHKTVHNMSQELEKLHFNKAVAHIRGFANVLSDYDAMGRGDGSVLRCGFETLVKLIAPIMPHLGEELWQSLGHDTLVADEPWPVADKAYLQSDQVTIGVQVNGKLRATITLPRDADKKIAEAKAMDDPGVKKAIGENQVRKVIVVPNRIVNVVI, encoded by the coding sequence ATGACGATGGAAGACCGTTATAATATCCGTGATACCGAACAGAAATGGCAAAAAATCTGGCGTGACAAAAAAAGTTTTGAAGTCACCGAAGACCCCGATAAGGAAAAATACTACGTTCTGGCCATGTTCCCCTATCCGTCAGGGCGTTTGCATATGGGGCATGTGCGCAATTATACGCTCAGCGATGTTGTCGCCCGCTATAAAAAAGCCGCAGGCTTTAACGTTCTGAACCCGATGGGCTGGGATGCTTTCGGTCTGCCGGCTGAAAATGCGGCGATTGAAAATAACGCCCATCCGCGCGTCTGGACGGAAAACAATATCAAAGCCATGCGCGAACAGTTGCAATCCATGGGTCTGGCGATCGACTGGTCGCGCGAAGTGGCGACCTGCACCCCCGAATATTACAAACATGAACAGAAAATGTTTCTGGATTTCATGGCAGCCGATCTGGCCTATCAAAAAGAAAGCTGGGTCAATTGGGACCCTGTCGAAAACACCGTTCTGGCGAATGAACAGGTGGTTGACGGCTGCGGCTGGCGCTCCGGCGTTCCGGTCGAACGCCGCAAACTGACGCAATGGTTTTTGAAAATCACCGATTTCGCCGATGATCTGCTGGATGCCTTAAAAACGCTGGAAGGCTGGCCCGACCGTGTCCGCATCATGCAGGAAAACTGGATCGGCAAATCCAACGGCTTGCAAATGCGCTTCCATATTGTGGAACAGGATGCCCCGGCAGACTCGATTGAAATTTTTACCACCCGCCCCGACACGTTATTCGGTGCATCTTTCGTGGCACTGTCACCCGACCACCCGCTGACAACGGCACTGGCGGAAAACAATAAAGCCGTTGCGGATTTCGTCACGGAATGCCACCGCCAAGGCACCAGCGAAGCGGCGCTGGAACAGGCGGAAAAACGCGGCATTGATACGGGGCTGACGGTGAAACACCCGTTTGAGGATAAAACCATCCCCGTCTATGTCGCCAATTTCGTGTTGATGGATTACGGCACGGGCGCGATTTTCGCCTGCCCCGCCCATGACCAGCGCGATCTGGATTTTGCCCGCAAATATGACCTGCCCGTCCTGCCCGTCGTCCTGCCCGAAGACACGGGTGCTGCAAACTTCACCATCGGCGATGAAGCCTATACCGGCGAGGGAAAATTATTCAATTCCGGTTTTATGGATGGGATGAGCGTCGAAGACGCCAAAAAAGCCGCCATCAGTAAAATCGAAAAAAGCGGCGACGGCAAAGGCACGGTGACATGGCGTCTGCGTGACTGGGGCGTCAGCCGCCAGCGTTACTGGGGCTGCCCGATTCCCGTTGTCCATTGCGATGATTGCGGTATTGTTCCCGTTCCCGAGGATCAGCTGCCCATTACCCTGCCCGAAGATGTCGATTTCAGCAAACCGGGCAACCCGATTGCCAATCACCCGACATGGAAACAGTGCAAATGCCCGGCCTGCGGCAAAGATGCGGAGCGCGAAACCGATACTTTCGATACCTTCTTTGAAAGCTCGTGGTATTACGCGCGTTATTGCGATGCGCAAAATGACAATGCGGCCTTTGACCGCGCCAAGGTCGATTACTGGTGTCCGGTTGATCAATATGTCGGCGGTATCGAACATGCGGTCATGCATTTGCTCTATGCGCGTTTTTTCAACCGCGCCTTGAAAAAATGCGGCTATCTGGGTTTTGACGAGCCCTTCACCGGCTTGTTTACGCAAGGCATGGTCACACATGAAACCTATAAGGACGAGAAAGGCAAATTCCTGTTCCCGACCGATGTCAATCTGGCCGACGGCAAAGACAAAGCGACCAAACTGGACGATGGCAGCCCCGTCAAAGTCGGGCGCATCGAGAAAATGTCAAAATCGAAAAAGAATGTCGTTGACCCCAATGAAATTCTGGAGACTTACGGCGCGGATGCCGCACGTCTGTTTATCCTGTCCGACAGTCCGCCCGACCGCGATCTGGAATGGACGGAAAGCGGTATTGAAGGCGCATGGAAATTCATCCACCGCTTATGGCGTATGGTGACAAACCCCGCCGGAAAGCTGGCTGCAAGGGGGGCGGGTCTGCCCGCCAATCCCGACGCCGCCGCGCAGAACCTGCTGGAGGAGCTGCACAAAACCGTGCACAACATGTCCCAAGAGCTGGAAAAACTGCATTTCAACAAAGCCGTCGCCCATATCCGCGGCTTTGCCAATGTGCTGAGCGATTATGACGCGATGGGACGCGGTGACGGTTCCGTGCTGCGCTGCGGTTTTGAAACGCTGGTCAAACTGATTGCGCCGATTATGCCGCATCTGGGGGAAGAGCTGTGGCAAAGCCTCGGCCATGACACGCTGGTCGCGGACGAGCCCTGGCCCGTTGCCGATAAAGCCTATCTGCAATCCGATCAGGTCACGATCGGCGTACAGGTCAACGGCAAGCTGCGCGCCACCATCACATTGCCGCGCGATGCCGATAAGAAAATCGCCGAAGCCAAAGCCATGGATGATCCCGGCGTGAAAAAAGCCATCGGCGAAAATCAGGTGCGCAAAGTGATTGTCGTGCCGAACAGGATTGTGAATGTCGTTATTTAA
- a CDS encoding DNA polymerase III subunit delta has product MKIQTRDIDRFVQKPDPGCRAFLVYGPDEGLVRERAAILGKHVVEDLSDPFNVIDLPGTVVEEDPARLADELAAMSMMGGRRLIRIRDGAEKAAAMIEDALKTVHAAGNGGDNVLVIEAGDLKPAAKLRSLFEKMKDGAAIPCYVDDAGNLSRILAQDFSAQGLQIDRDALMSLSAKLVGDRALARSMVEKIITYIGPDGGTVTLDDVLACTEDSSLLYIDDMTRAAFAGDAVTAGQMLERLFQEGTHAVGILRGLQNHCKRLLFVKALVAAGENQTGAMKKLRPPVFFKAEKAFTAHLNIWAPADLKMLLEQLTDTEAACKTTGAMDTTITDRLVFRIALLAKKSGSRRAA; this is encoded by the coding sequence ATGAAAATCCAGACCCGCGATATTGACCGTTTTGTCCAGAAACCCGATCCCGGATGCCGCGCCTTTCTGGTTTACGGCCCCGATGAAGGGCTGGTGCGGGAACGCGCCGCCATCCTTGGCAAACATGTGGTGGAAGACCTCAGCGATCCGTTTAATGTGATTGATCTGCCCGGTACGGTCGTCGAAGAAGACCCGGCGCGGCTTGCCGACGAACTCGCCGCCATGTCGATGATGGGCGGGCGGCGCTTGATCCGTATCCGCGACGGCGCGGAAAAAGCCGCCGCCATGATCGAAGACGCACTAAAAACCGTCCACGCAGCCGGTAACGGCGGCGATAATGTTCTGGTGATCGAAGCGGGCGATCTGAAACCTGCGGCAAAGCTGCGCAGCCTGTTTGAAAAAATGAAAGACGGTGCGGCCATTCCCTGCTATGTCGATGATGCCGGTAATCTCTCGCGTATTCTGGCGCAGGATTTTTCCGCGCAGGGCTTGCAGATAGACCGTGACGCGCTGATGTCTCTCTCCGCCAAGCTGGTCGGTGACCGTGCCTTGGCGCGCAGTATGGTAGAAAAAATCATCACTTATATAGGCCCTGACGGCGGCACGGTCACATTGGATGATGTGCTAGCCTGCACAGAAGACAGCTCGCTGCTTTATATCGATGATATGACCCGCGCCGCTTTCGCGGGCGATGCCGTCACAGCCGGACAAATGCTGGAGCGGCTGTTTCAGGAAGGCACGCATGCCGTCGGCATTTTGCGCGGCCTGCAAAATCACTGTAAAAGATTATTGTTTGTGAAAGCCTTGGTTGCAGCGGGAGAAAACCAAACCGGCGCCATGAAAAAACTGCGCCCGCCGGTTTTCTTCAAAGCCGAAAAAGCCTTCACCGCACATCTTAACATCTGGGCACCCGCAGATTTAAAAATGCTGCTGGAACAATTGACGGACACCGAAGCCGCATGCAAAACCACCGGCGCGATGGATACCACCATTACCGACCGTCTGGTCTTCCGCATTGCGTTACTGGCAAAAAAATCAGGAAGCCGCCGCGCGGCTTGA
- a CDS encoding phosphomannomutase/phosphoglucomutase yields MDSFTHLFDPSILRAYDVRGEIGTTLKENDCYAIGRTFGSIVARNGGKSVALGYDGRETSPVFAESVIAGLQKAGIDVHVVGLGPSPMVYFALHHLQADASVVVTGSHSPVTHNGIKMALADRPFYGEDIQKLGEMAASGDVESGNGARFDVNVYEAYTDRLVADYDCGVELNIAWDIGNGAAGAIIDLLIEKLPGKHTLLYPEVDGTFPNHHPDPTVAKNLVDLQAAVKQHGCDVGIGFDGDADRIGAVDENGDILWADLLMALYAAEVLETHPGAPIIADVKASRVLFDEIKRLGGQPVMCQTGHSVIKAKMKELKAPLAGELAGHICFADKFYGFDDAPYCAVRLLNLIGHSGKKLSALTAHLPKMHNTPEIRFHVDEARKFDIPKEILQNLRAVQEDTWDICDIDGIRLTTPDGWWLLRASNTESVLTARAEGFDEAGLERLKTMLSEQLEKTGVELPDDTE; encoded by the coding sequence ATGGACAGTTTCACCCATCTTTTTGACCCGAGCATTCTGCGCGCCTATGACGTGCGCGGCGAGATCGGCACGACATTGAAAGAGAATGACTGCTATGCCATCGGCCGGACATTCGGCAGTATTGTCGCGCGCAACGGCGGCAAATCGGTTGCGCTGGGCTATGACGGGCGTGAAACCTCTCCGGTTTTCGCAGAATCCGTGATTGCCGGTCTGCAAAAAGCGGGGATTGATGTGCATGTGGTCGGCCTTGGCCCCAGCCCGATGGTTTATTTTGCCTTGCATCACCTTCAGGCTGATGCCTCGGTTGTTGTCACCGGATCGCATAGTCCGGTGACCCATAACGGTATTAAAATGGCGCTGGCTGACCGTCCCTTCTATGGCGAGGATATTCAGAAACTGGGCGAGATGGCGGCAAGCGGAGATGTGGAAAGCGGCAACGGCGCCCGTTTTGATGTGAATGTTTACGAAGCTTATACCGATCGTCTGGTTGCGGATTATGATTGCGGTGTCGAGCTGAATATCGCATGGGATATCGGTAATGGTGCGGCGGGCGCGATTATTGATTTATTGATCGAAAAACTGCCCGGTAAACATACGCTGCTATATCCGGAAGTGGACGGCACCTTCCCGAACCATCATCCTGACCCGACGGTTGCGAAAAATCTGGTGGATTTGCAGGCAGCGGTCAAGCAGCATGGCTGTGATGTCGGTATCGGTTTTGACGGTGATGCCGACCGTATCGGTGCGGTGGATGAAAACGGTGATATTCTCTGGGCCGATTTGCTGATGGCGCTTTATGCGGCGGAGGTGCTGGAAACCCATCCGGGCGCGCCGATTATCGCCGATGTAAAAGCCAGCCGCGTCTTGTTTGACGAGATCAAACGTCTGGGCGGTCAGCCGGTGATGTGCCAGACAGGTCATTCGGTGATTAAGGCGAAAATGAAAGAGTTGAAAGCACCGCTGGCAGGGGAACTTGCCGGGCATATCTGTTTTGCCGATAAATTCTACGGTTTTGATGATGCGCCTTACTGTGCCGTGCGGTTGCTGAATTTGATCGGCCATAGCGGCAAGAAACTCTCGGCGCTGACGGCGCATCTGCCGAAAATGCACAATACGCCGGAAATCCGTTTCCATGTTGATGAAGCCCGCAAATTCGATATTCCGAAAGAAATTTTGCAAAATCTTCGTGCAGTGCAGGAGGATACATGGGATATTTGTGATATTGACGGTATCCGTCTGACAACGCCGGATGGCTGGTGGCTGCTGCGTGCCTCCAATACCGAAAGCGTGTTGACGGCGCGTGCCGAAGGTTTTGATGAGGCCGGTCTGGAGCGGCTGAAGACAATGCTGTCAGAACAACTTGAAAAAACAGGGGTGGAGCTTCCCGATGACACAGAGTAA
- the mutT gene encoding 8-oxo-dGTP diphosphatase MutT, with translation MGETVHGGGATVLGYRHMSFLNTRFTGKISGTIHGFRHCLQESKTAMTNTAPLKSAPPLLAVAAAILVNTDGEILLAQRPAGKAMAGLWEFPGGKIETGETPEAALIREMAEELGISIALPDLSPFTFASHSYDSIHLLMPLYLCRVWDGIPIPQEGQELAWVHPENLGNYPMPPADLPLIPLLQQGVFL, from the coding sequence ATGGGTGAAACTGTCCATGGCGGGGGCGCCACTGTCTTGGGGTATCGGCATATGTCTTTCCTTAACACAAGATTTACTGGTAAAATATCAGGCACTATACACGGTTTCCGCCATTGCTTGCAAGAAAGTAAGACCGCCATGACAAACACCGCACCGTTAAAATCCGCGCCGCCGCTTCTCGCCGTTGCCGCCGCCATCCTCGTCAATACGGATGGCGAAATCCTGCTGGCGCAGCGTCCGGCGGGAAAAGCCATGGCGGGCTTGTGGGAATTTCCCGGCGGCAAGATCGAAACAGGCGAAACACCCGAAGCCGCGCTGATACGCGAAATGGCGGAGGAACTCGGCATTTCCATCGCTCTGCCGGATCTCTCCCCGTTCACATTTGCCTCGCACAGCTATGACAGCATTCATCTTCTGATGCCATTATATCTTTGCCGGGTATGGGACGGTATTCCAATACCGCAAGAAGGGCAGGAACTGGCCTGGGTACATCCCGAAAATCTCGGCAATTATCCGATGCCTCCCGCCGATTTGCCGCTGATCCCGCTGCTGCAGCAAGGGGTTTTTCTATGA
- the recR gene encoding recombination protein RecR codes for MIGKEIDTLIHLLSKLPGIGPRSARRLALQLLKQKDHLILPLSEALKQAAETVKTCEICCNLDTTSPCGICQDTARDDSTICIVEQIGDLWALERTRVYRGRYHVLGGTLSALDNIGPEDLAIPGLVKRAKDDGVKEIIIALNATVDGQTTAHYLIDRLQYCNVKVTRLAHGVPVGGALDYLDDGTLITALQARSAFA; via the coding sequence ATGATCGGAAAAGAAATAGACACCCTGATTCACCTCTTGTCGAAACTTCCGGGTATTGGCCCGCGTTCTGCGCGGCGGCTGGCCTTACAACTTCTGAAACAAAAAGACCATCTGATACTGCCCCTGTCGGAAGCATTGAAACAGGCGGCGGAAACCGTCAAGACCTGTGAGATCTGCTGCAATCTGGATACCACATCGCCCTGCGGCATCTGTCAGGATACCGCCCGCGATGACAGCACCATCTGCATTGTCGAGCAAATCGGCGACCTTTGGGCGCTGGAGCGCACGCGCGTTTACCGCGGCCGCTATCATGTTTTGGGCGGCACACTATCCGCTCTTGATAATATCGGCCCGGAAGACCTTGCCATCCCCGGGCTGGTGAAACGTGCAAAAGACGATGGCGTCAAAGAAATCATTATTGCCCTCAATGCGACCGTTGACGGGCAGACAACAGCACATTACTTGATAGACCGTCTGCAATATTGTAATGTAAAAGTCACGCGGCTGGCACATGGTGTGCCTGTTGGCGGTGCTTTGGATTACCTTGATGACGGAACTCTGATTACAGCCTTGCAGGCACGTTCCGCCTTCGCTTAA
- the rplT gene encoding 50S ribosomal protein L20: protein MARVKGGKTAHARHKKVIKMAKGYRGRSKNCFRIAVQRVEKALQYAYRDRRVRKRNFRALWIQRINAAARLNGLTYSRFMNGLKKAEIELDRKVLADIAVQDPKGFAALAKQAQDALAKA from the coding sequence CGGCACATGCCCGTCACAAAAAAGTTATTAAAATGGCCAAAGGCTACCGTGGTCGCAGCAAAAACTGCTTCCGTATTGCGGTACAACGTGTCGAAAAGGCTCTGCAATATGCGTATCGCGACCGTCGCGTCCGCAAGCGTAATTTCCGCGCTTTGTGGATTCAGCGCATCAATGCGGCAGCCCGTTTGAACGGTTTGACCTATTCCCGTTTTATGAACGGTTTGAAAAAAGCGGAAATCGAGCTGGACCGTAAAGTTCTGGCTGATATCGCTGTTCAAGATCCGAAAGGTTTTGCTGCATTGGCAAAACAGGCACAGGATGCACTGGCAAAAGCTTAA